GGGGAAGATTCAGTAAAGATTATTAGTTTGCTGGCATGGCAAATGAAGCGGTTGTGGAGGGCTAAGCAGATGTTAAATAAGGGAGAACACGAGTCAAAAGTTACCTCAGAATTACAAGTGCTCCCATTCTTCGCAAAGCGTTTTTTTGAACAAGTTAAGATTTTTACCGAGAAAGATCTCACAAAAAAGTATGCCCTCTTGCTGGAAGCTGATGTGAAGAGTAAGACAAGCTCCTTTAGTATGCAATTACTCCTAGAATTGCTGGTATATAAATTATGTGTTTAAAAGATAAAAGGGCTTTTGTTAACAACTTCAGAGAAAAGGCAAACTTAATCTGTTCTATTGCCGACTTGCTAAGAGCTCACAATAAACAGGCTGATTATGGAAAAGTTATCCTTCCTTTATAATTTACGTTACTACAGAGTAAGAGAATAACAACCAGGAGTGTTTCTCTTTAGGATATCTATAATTATATAAAATAATCAGGTTCTCTTGTTGCGAAATGTATGTTGATTCGATACTATTTCATGAGATAGTCAGATTAAATTTCATAATTTAATGAGAAAGGAAATACAATACGATGAAGTTTTTTATTGATACGGCGGATGTGAAAGAGATTCGAGAGGCGCATAGTCTGGGTATACTGGATGGGGTAACGACAAATCCCAGCTTAATAGCCAAGACAGGCCGTCCTTTTCGTGAAACGATTGAAGAGATTTGCTCTATTGTGGATGGACCGGTCAGCGCTGAAGTCGTAAGCCTCGATACAGAAGGTATGCTCAAGGAGGCGAGGGAATTGGCAAAAATTGCGGATAATGTTGTGGTAAAGATTCCCTTAATAAAAAACGGATTAAAAGCGGTAAAAAAATTAGCGGAAGAGGGAATTAAAACGAACGTGACCCTCTGCTTTTCTGCCAATCAGGCGCTTTTAGCAGCGAAGGCCGGTGGCAGTTACATCAGTCCTTTTGTTGGGAGATTGGATGATAAGGGGCAGGTGGGTATGGAACTTATTCAGGAAATTCGTACTATATATGATAATTATAGTTTCCCTACAGAAATTATTGTTGCCAGTATCCGTAATCCTGTTCATGTACGTGATGCAGCGTTAATGGGTGCAGATATTGCTACGATTCCTTTTCATGTATTTGATTTGCTTGTTCAACATCCGCTTACGGATGACGGCGTTAAGCGGTTCCTGGCAGATTGGGAAAAAGTACCAAAAAAATGAGATAATAGTTAGCTACAGATGACACAGAGATTGCAGAGAAAATATAATAGGGAGGGAAATTTGTTCAAACCTACAAAAAGTAAACTCAGTATCTTTTTCCTGGTACTGACGTTCTTACCGCTTATTGTTATGCGACTTATTGTTTACCCCATTACCTTCCAGACCTTACAGGAAGAGATTATCAAAAATCTGGAGATTGCAGCGCATAAACAAGCTGAGTTGATTACGGCATGGATGGAAAAATGCACTGCAGATGCGCAGCGTATTGCCAGCAATCCTTTTATACCCTTTGTCATCCAACCAGGTACGGGAAGTACTGAATACAGAGAACTGTTGAAGAGTTTGCATGCAATGAAATACTTTGATTCTCTCTGGAAGGAATACGGCCATAAAGAAATCTTTATCTCCGATCGCGATGGTATGGTAAGAATTGCCTCAAGACAAGAGCTTGTTGGAACAAATATATCAGCAAAGGATTTTTTTCGCTCTGC
The genomic region above belongs to Candidatus Jettenia caeni and contains:
- a CDS encoding transaldolase; amino-acid sequence: MKFFIDTADVKEIREAHSLGILDGVTTNPSLIAKTGRPFRETIEEICSIVDGPVSAEVVSLDTEGMLKEARELAKIADNVVVKIPLIKNGLKAVKKLAEEGIKTNVTLCFSANQALLAAKAGGSYISPFVGRLDDKGQVGMELIQEIRTIYDNYSFPTEIIVASIRNPVHVRDAALMGADIATIPFHVFDLLVQHPLTDDGVKRFLADWEKVPKK